Below is a genomic region from Isosphaeraceae bacterium EP7.
GTCCGCCGAGACCCGCCGCCTCTACGGACTCGATCGCCCCGACGACTACCAGAAGTTCTATGCCCTGCAATGCTTGCGTGCCCGCCGCCTGGTGGAGCGAGGCGTCCGGTTCGTCGAGATCACCTGCCCGCTGACCCACGCCAATAACTCACCCTGGGACCAGCACGGAGAGTTGAAGAAGTACCACAACGAGAATGCGATGATCACCGACCAGCCCGTCGCCGCGCTCATCGCCGACCTCAAACGCCGGGGCCTTCTCGACTCCACCGTCGTCGTCTGGGCCGGCGAGATGGGCCGGACCCCGCACACTGGGGTCGTCAGCGAGACGGCGGGCCGCGATCACCACGTCAACGGTTACACCGTCGTCCTGGCCGGCGGCGGTTTCAAGGGTGGCAGTACCTTCGGCGCGACCGACGAATTCGGCAACTCCGTCGCCGAGAACCCGCTCACCATCCATGACATCCACGCGACCGTCCTGCACCAGCTCGGCCTGGACCACGAGGCCCTCACCTTCCGCTACGGAGGCCGGGACCACAGCCTCACCGACGTCCACGGCCGCGTCGTCCGAGAGATCCTCGCCTAAGGGGGCGGGCAACGATCACGCGGCCAATTTCGCCGTCATTCGTTGGATGGCGGAGCTGGAAGCCGCTACTTGAGCCATTCCTTCCGTTCAGCGGCCTCGATCAAATCCCCGATCGTGATGGGCGAGAGTCCCCAGACCTCGTGGGGGTCTCTCCGAAGTAGGAATTCCTCGATGAACCAATGAAGCATCGCGAGCGGGTTGCCGCTGGCTTCCGGCCCGAAGTGCTTCGACGCATCAAACCGGGACAGGTCGACCTCGAACTCCTTGCCGAATGCTTCGATCAGTTCCCAGCCGTCCGCACCATCCGTACCGAGATCGCCGAAGAGTGTGGTCTCAGGGGTGAGACGTTCGGGATCGGTCATCGTCGCGCTTGCCACGAAGGCCTTGACCCTTGCCTCGAGGTTGGTACTCATCGTGGGCCTGCCATCAGAGGTTGCCCAGGAAGGTGGCCCAGCCCTTCACGCCGGCGTTGGCCTTGAGGGTGGCCAGGGACTCGGTCCGGAGGAGGCCCTGCTGGTACCAGGCGGCGACCTTGGCTTGCTTGGCCTCGGGCGAGCCCATGATGGCGACCGCGACGTCGCCCCGGTTGGCCAGGCCGCTATCGAGCAGGCCGACGAACTGGGCGTAGCCGGTCGCGTCGGCGGGCCTGCCCAGGAGGTCCTGGTACAGGGCGGACACGTAGCCGGCGTTGGTCTTGCCTGAGCGGTTCAGGAACTCGGACGAGCCCAGGATCCAGGTCCGCACCAGGGCGTCGCCGGCGGTGCCCGCGATCAGGGTGTGAGCATAGGCCAGCACGCCGGTGTCGGCCTTCAGGTTCAACAGCGACGCGATGCGGCCCAGGTCCGATTGGTACCAGCGGGCGACCTTCGTCACCAGGGCCTCGGCCGATCCCATCATCCAGCGTGCCACATCGACACGGCTGGCCCCGCCGGCGATCAGGCCCGTGAAGTAGGCCAGGCCCGCCGCGTCGGGCGTCCGGCCCATCAGGTCGGAATAGAGGCCCGTGAGGAATCCGGCGGTCGTCCCGCCGTGCTTGGCCAGGTACTCGTCCGAGGCGTAGATCGACGCCCGCACGTCGTCGTCGCTCGACGCGCCCACCTGGAGGTTCAGGACGCCGCCGACGCTCGTCCCGTCCGACGGTGTGATCGTGGGCGGGGTTGTGATCGAGGAGCCGGTGTTCCCGGCGCCGGCCAGGGTCAGGGCCGCGGCCGCGTCGATGATCCCGGGGGCCTGCGCCTTGCCGGCCAACGAGGCCAGCGGCTTGACGGTGGCCTTGATGATCGCGATGACCTGCTCGGGCGTGTCCTGCGGGTACAGGCCCAGGATCAGGGAAACGACCCCCGCGACGTGCGGGGTCGCCATCGACGTGCCCGAATAGCTTGAGTACCGCCCGCCGTTGATCGTGCTGACGATGCCCACGCCGGGGGCGGCCAGGGTCACGCTGTTCGCCCCGTAGTTGGAGAACGAGGCGAGGTTGCCGCTGCTATCGACCGCGGCCACCGAGATGATGTTCGAGGCGCCGTAGTCGGCAGGGTATTCGGGCGACCCGTCGGTATTCGTTCCGTCATTGCCGGCGGCCGCGACGAACAGGACTCCTTTCGTGCCGGCGAAGCGAATGGCGTCGAGCATCGCCGACGAATAGTCCCCGCCCCCCCAGCTGGCGTTGATGACCCGGGCCCCCTTGGCCACCGCGTAGTAGATGGCCGCGATCGCCGCGCTATCGGTGCCGCTCCCCTTCGAGTCCAGGATCTTCAGGGGCATGATCTGGGCCTTCCAGTTCACCCCCGTCACCCCGACTCCGTTGTCCGAGGCCGCCGCGATAGTCCCCGAGACGTGGCTGCCGTGGCCGTTGTTGTCTCGCACGTCGTTGGTGTTGTTGACGAAGTTCCAGCCATTGTAGTCGTCGACATAGCCGTCATTCTCGTCATCCACGCCGTTGCCGCTGATCTCGGCGGTGTTCACCCATACCTTCGAGGCCAGGTCGGGGTGCGTGATGTCGATGCCCGTGTCCAGCACCGCCACGATCGTCGCCGAGGTGCCGGTGGTGATGCTCCAGGCCTCGGGCGCGTTGATGTCCACGTCGTTGGCGTTATTCAGCCCCCAGAGCTGCGAGTACCTCGCGTCGCTCGGGTCGGCCGCGCCAGAGACCTGGAAGGTCTTGTCGGCCTCGGCATACATCACGTTCGGGTCGGCGATCAGCGCCTGCAACGCGTACCACTGAGCCACTCCGGAACCCAGCACGATGTGCTTCGGCCCGTTCTCGTACGACTCGACGACGGTGGCGCCCAGGGAGTTCAGGGTCAGGGCGATCGAGTCGGCCCTGGCCGTATCCTTGAACCGGACGAGCACGCTGTTGGTCACGACCGACGCGGCCAGGGAGGTCGCCCCGCTCATCTGGCGGCGGACTTCGAGGCAATCCAGCGTTGGGCGGAAGCGCAGGGCGGCCTGGGCTCGTCGGGTGGAACGTGCCATGGGTGTCTCATCAAGGTGCGTGTCGAGTGCCTGCGCCGGGCCCGCGAAGGGGCTGGCCGCATTCCTTGGCGGACGATCCGAGAGAAGAGAGGGGCGACCCGATCCTAGTGCCGCGCCCGCCAAAAGAGCGAGAGGTAGCCGACGTTCCGCACACCAATTCTTCCGATTACGGCCCGACGTCGCTTAAACCTAGGCCACTTCGACATTGATCGCTTGAAGAGAGTCGAGATTTCTAAACATCAATCCAAGATTGCATTCAAGAGTGGTGAGGGAGTAGATGCAAATCGTGGAGTCGTGGCGACTTGGGGGAGAGCGTCCTGGATTGCCAGGTGGGCCAGCAATCCGGATTCCGCCCGCCGCCCGCGCCGTGACGCAGCCCGCCGCCTTCCGGCGGGCTGACGCATGAGGCCGGAGGCGGGCTGTTTTGTCACGGGACTGCTCAGGCCCAGGGGGCGCCCAGGGGTAGGATCTCGGTCAGCTCTCCCGTCTGCCAGGCTCCGGCGCGGGGGGCCAGCAAGGCCAGGGCGTCGGCGGCGGCCAGTCCCGGCAGGTCGGCCGGGCCACGGTGGGCCACGGGCCTGGCGTGCAGCGTCCCATCGGCGGAGACACGCACGGTCACGGGCACGACCTGGGCCCGCTCGGCGTGCGCCACGTGCCCCTCGTCGAGCCGGGCCGGAAGTCCCCCGAGCCGGTCGTCCCGGCCGTGCAGCCGAGCCACGAGCGGGCCGACCAGCAGGACGGTGCCGATGAGGGC
It encodes:
- a CDS encoding DUF1493 family protein yields the protein MSTNLEARVKAFVASATMTDPERLTPETTLFGDLGTDGADGWELIEAFGKEFEVDLSRFDASKHFGPEASGNPLAMLHWFIEEFLLRRDPHEVWGLSPITIGDLIEAAERKEWLK
- a CDS encoding S8 family serine peptidase — its product is MARSTRRAQAALRFRPTLDCLEVRRQMSGATSLAASVVTNSVLVRFKDTARADSIALTLNSLGATVVESYENGPKHIVLGSGVAQWYALQALIADPNVMYAEADKTFQVSGAADPSDARYSQLWGLNNANDVDINAPEAWSITTGTSATIVAVLDTGIDITHPDLASKVWVNTAEISGNGVDDENDGYVDDYNGWNFVNNTNDVRDNNGHGSHVSGTIAAASDNGVGVTGVNWKAQIMPLKILDSKGSGTDSAAIAAIYYAVAKGARVINASWGGGDYSSAMLDAIRFAGTKGVLFVAAAGNDGTNTDGSPEYPADYGASNIISVAAVDSSGNLASFSNYGANSVTLAAPGVGIVSTINGGRYSSYSGTSMATPHVAGVVSLILGLYPQDTPEQVIAIIKATVKPLASLAGKAQAPGIIDAAAALTLAGAGNTGSSITTPPTITPSDGTSVGGVLNLQVGASSDDDVRASIYASDEYLAKHGGTTAGFLTGLYSDLMGRTPDAAGLAYFTGLIAGGASRVDVARWMMGSAEALVTKVARWYQSDLGRIASLLNLKADTGVLAYAHTLIAGTAGDALVRTWILGSSEFLNRSGKTNAGYVSALYQDLLGRPADATGYAQFVGLLDSGLANRGDVAVAIMGSPEAKQAKVAAWYQQGLLRTESLATLKANAGVKGWATFLGNL